A genomic segment from Natronorubrum tibetense GA33 encodes:
- a CDS encoding MmgE/PrpD family protein, with product MTSTSTSRVAGRAAADLAAFVATLSSEDVPEEALRLAERAVLDTVGVTLAGAGTEAGTIASAALDDGGGETTVLGRDESRPLSDAVFANATAGHALDFDDVALAAMDGHPSVTMVAPLLAVGEREGTSGSELLTAFVAGFETQNYLSRPISPGHYEDGWHATSTIGVFGAAAAVSRLLELSPERIEHALAIAASMPAGLKRNFGSTTKPIHAGQAARSGTTAALLAAEGATANPGAIDGEDGFFDLYCGDERPTLDKLPKLGTRWSILEDGIDVKKYPCCYYTHAAIYAASELADRHELEAGTIDEVAVTASQGAADALEYDDPDTGLEAKFSMPYLVASAIARERVDLAAFDAERLDESAVQFVRDRVQLTIDDELPYDSNAVRIEITTRDGETYERTQQRPPGTHDDPLSNEELREKFCMCAERAPAAVDIDDALHALGSLRTVPDVGDVLETL from the coding sequence ATGACGAGTACGAGCACGAGTCGAGTAGCGGGTCGAGCGGCCGCGGACCTCGCTGCATTCGTCGCAACACTTTCGAGCGAAGACGTCCCCGAAGAAGCCCTCAGATTGGCCGAACGGGCGGTTCTCGACACGGTCGGCGTGACGCTGGCCGGCGCGGGCACCGAAGCCGGCACGATCGCGTCGGCCGCACTGGACGACGGTGGCGGCGAGACGACCGTTCTCGGTCGCGACGAGAGCCGTCCGCTCTCGGACGCGGTCTTCGCGAACGCGACCGCCGGGCACGCGCTCGATTTCGACGATGTCGCGCTCGCCGCGATGGACGGCCATCCGAGCGTTACGATGGTCGCGCCACTGCTGGCCGTCGGCGAGCGCGAGGGTACGAGCGGAAGCGAACTACTGACGGCCTTCGTTGCGGGATTCGAAACCCAAAACTATCTCTCGCGACCGATCAGCCCCGGACACTACGAGGATGGCTGGCACGCGACGTCCACTATCGGCGTCTTCGGCGCGGCCGCGGCAGTCAGCAGACTGCTCGAGCTATCCCCCGAACGCATCGAACACGCGCTCGCGATCGCCGCCTCGATGCCGGCCGGACTCAAGCGGAACTTCGGCTCGACGACCAAGCCGATCCACGCCGGACAGGCGGCCCGGTCGGGGACGACCGCGGCACTGCTTGCGGCAGAAGGCGCGACGGCGAACCCGGGCGCGATCGACGGCGAGGACGGCTTCTTCGACCTGTACTGCGGCGACGAACGGCCGACCCTCGACAAACTGCCCAAGCTGGGAACGCGGTGGTCGATCCTCGAGGACGGTATCGATGTCAAAAAGTACCCCTGCTGTTACTACACCCACGCCGCGATCTACGCCGCGAGCGAACTGGCGGACAGACACGAACTCGAGGCCGGAACGATCGACGAGGTCGCCGTGACGGCCTCGCAAGGAGCAGCCGACGCGCTCGAGTACGACGATCCCGATACCGGACTCGAGGCGAAGTTTTCGATGCCGTATCTCGTCGCGAGCGCCATCGCCCGGGAACGAGTCGATCTGGCCGCGTTCGACGCGGAGCGACTCGACGAGTCGGCTGTCCAGTTCGTCCGCGACCGAGTTCAGCTGACGATCGACGACGAGTTACCGTACGATTCGAACGCAGTACGCATCGAAATTACGACGCGCGACGGGGAGACGTACGAGCGCACCCAGCAACGACCGCCGGGGACCCACGACGATCCGCTCTCGAACGAGGAACTCCGCGAGAAGTTCTGCATGTGCGCCGAGCGCGCACCGGCGGCCGTCGATATCGACGACGCCTTACACGCGCTGGGCTCGCTTCGGACGGTTCCAGACGTCGGAGATGTCCTCGAGACGCTCTGA